A portion of the Parasteatoda tepidariorum isolate YZ-2023 chromosome 5, CAS_Ptep_4.0, whole genome shotgun sequence genome contains these proteins:
- the LOC139425660 gene encoding protein FAM200C-like, translating into MLGNKSGFALLVKKKSPNALVTHCFLHKHALATKTLPTSLKEALSKVIKTVNFIRRGALNHRLFKTLCQEMDAGHEVLLYHTELCWLSRGQVLKQFFMLMIELSLVQEEKDNSFFEYLNKKDFTYKLAYLADNFNHMNNLSLLIQGPDITIMDATEKLQAF; encoded by the coding sequence ATGCTTGGCAATAAATCTGGTTTTGCCctgttggtaaaaaaaaagtctcctaaTGCTCTTGTTACTCattgttttttacataaacatgCGCTGGCTACAAAAACTCTTCCAACCAGCTTAAAAGAAgcattatcaaaagttattaaaactgtaaattttattagacgTGGAGCTCTTAATCATCGTCTCTTTAAAACGCTGTGTCAAGAAATGGACGCAGGACATGAGGTACTTCTGTACCACACGGAATTGTGCTGGCTGTCACGAGGGCaggttttgaaacaatttttcatgttGATGATCGAATTATCACTTgttcaagaagaaaaagataactctttcttcgaatatttaaacaaaaaagattttacctATAAATTGGCTTACCTGGCAGATAATTTTAACCACATGAACAATTTAAGTCTTTTAATTCAAGGACCCGATATCACTATTATGGATGCAACTGAGAAATTACAAGCATTCTAA
- the LOC139425659 gene encoding zinc finger BED domain-containing protein 5-like, whose product MLDEVLSENGSWQDNLLLNNLKNEICEHLEVLQVSLKKYVNLDEIKIKDELWIRHPFLCDIDLAKDELIGLRTKSSLKMAFDSKTLGEFWSSVKEAYPLLVKRAISAIIPLATVNLDEAGLSTVVIVKIKHRY is encoded by the coding sequence atgttggaCGAAGTGCTTTCTGAAAATGGATCTTGGCAAGATAATTTGTTactgaataacttaaaaaatgaaatctgtgAACACCTGGAAGTACTTcaagtttcattgaaaaaatatgttaatttagatgagataaagataaaagatgaGTTGTGGATTCGTCATCCTTTTCTTTGTGATATTGACCTTGCCAAAGATGAGCTTATTGGTCTTAGAACAAAGTCCTCGCTAAAAATGGCCTTCGATTCAAAAACACTCGGAGAGTTCTGGTCTTCTGTGAAAgaagcctacccattgcttgtaaagcgaGCTATTTCAGCTATAATTCCGTTAGCTACAGTGAATCTTGACGAAGCCGGACTTTCCACAGTTgtgatagtaaaaataaaacatcgttattga